The DNA sequence GCGGAAATGATGCGCATTCCTTCGGTAGTTATCATTCAACAACGGGGTGGTCCTTCAACAGCCACGGTTATCTATTCGCAACAGGAAGTAACCATGACCTGCTTTGGAGGCAACGGAGAGGGATTGAGAGTTGTGTATTCAACTGCGTCCCACCAGGAACTATTTGACTATACCATTAAAGCATTTAACACAGCCTGGAAATACAGGTTTCCCACCTTTGTTCTGGGCGACGGATACCAGGCCAAGATGCGGGAACCTTTGGAAATATATGATCCCGAGTTAAGAGGTATACAACTGGTAGATCCTGAGCCGTATGTAGTAAGACCGGGTATCATTGGAATTGACCGAGAAGCTGCTCACCTGCGTAACACTTATAACACCGAGGAAGAACTATATGAAGTAATATCCGGACATATAAGGGACTATGAAGCGGTTGCTGGGGAAATCGAGGAATACGAAACCTGGGCCATAGAGGACGCTGAGATAGTTGTAGTAAGCCATGGTGTAGTGAGCCGGGCTGCCCGGATGGCGGTGGAAGAACTTCGCGCATCGGGAATTGCCGCGGGATACTTTCGACCAATTACCTTAAGGCCTTTTCCTGTCAAGCACCTGCGGGAAATTGCCGACCGGGTGAAGGAATTGTTAGTGGTCGAATCAGCCTACGGTCAGCTGCAAAAACTGGTACAGATAGCGATTTACGGATCGAACGCTTCTATTTCCGGGCATTTAAAACCTGGGGTTGGGGTGACTGCTGCCGAAATTGTAGCTAAGGTAACCGAATTGAGGCACGGGAAAGATAAAGGAGGCATCCGTAAATGAATTCCTTGGCGCAGATGCCTAGATGCTGGCGATTGGCTTCCAAGCCGCACAAATTTTGTCCCGGCTGTGGTCATGGATTGGCTCTTAAAGCTCTGGGAATCGCCATTGATGAGTTGAACATTCAGAACAAAGTAGTATTCGGCTGTGATATAGGCTGTTCCTTGCTGGCGTGGGACTTTTTTGATGTCGATACGGTGCAGACACACCACGGTCGCACCACACCGGTTATCGCCGGTATCAAGCGGGCCCGGCCAGAAGTGATAGGTATTGCTTATATGGGAGATGGAGGCGGTTATGCCATTGGCTCCCAGCACCTGGTAAATGCGGCGTCCCGTAACGAAAAAATAACAGTTATCCTGATAAACAACACCAATTATGGCATGACGGGCGGACAAATGGCACCTACTACTCTATTAGGACAGAAGACCGAGACAACTCCTTACGGAAGAACAGTAGAGGAAGCAGGATTTCCTACCCAAGGGCCGGAGATGGTTAAAGCCATAGCCGGAGAAAATGCATATGTTGCCCGGGGCACAGTCGCCAATGTTAGGCAGCTCAAACGGTTTTTCCTGCGAGCTTTAGAACATCAGATTGCGGGCAAGGGTTTTTCCTTTATAGAAGTTTTATCGAGCTGTCCCACTAATTGGCGTACCAATGCCCGAGACACCTGGAAGTTTCTCGAAGAAGAAATGACCAAATACTTCAAAGTAGGTGAAATAGGAGTAACCGCAGCAGAAAAGGAGGTAGCGGCATGTCCCGAATAACCAAGATAGTGATAGCCGGAGAAGGCGGGCAAGGGGTTCAAGCGATAGCGGAGATAATAGGCGAAGCAGCTTATGAAGAAGGGAAGCAGGCCCTCTATATCCCTAACTTCGGGGTGGAACAGAGAGGAGGGGTTTCGGTAGCTTTTATTCAGGTGTCGCGGCAAAAGATAGGGTCTCCCAAATTTGACAAGGCCGATGTAGTGGTTGCACTCAGTGACCGGGCAGTCAGGCGAACTCGCCAGTACGTCAACAGTGCTACCATATTTGTATACGATTCATCTATTCAGGGAGTGGAAAAAGATTTACCCGACAACGCTTGGGAAGTGGTTAAACTACCCGCGCTGGAAATTGCCAAAAAGAAGTTAAATCCTCGAGTTTTCAATGTAATTATCTTAGGGACCATAATAAAAGCTACCGGGGTGATTACTGAAGCCAAAGCTAAAGAAGCTTTAGAGAAAAAGCTAGGGCATAGATTTCAACAGGATCCCCAATTGCGCGTTTTGAACCACAAAGCCCTGGAAGAAGGTATAGGTTTAGTCCAGAAATGTTTCAGAGGAGGGACAAGTGGTGTCGGTGGCTTTTAAGACCAGAACCATTGAATTAGAAAAAGCTCGTTTTCACATAGTTACAGGACTGTGTAAAGGCTGCGGATTATGTATCGAGAAATGCCCTCGGCAAACCCTGGGCTGGTCTGAATACCTAGGGGTTTACGGTACTCCCACCGTAGAACCGGGGCATGGAGAAAAGGAATGCAACGGGTGTAGCCTATGTCAGATTGTATGCCCTGATTGTGCCATTTTGGTGGAAAAAAGACGGTAATTTGTACTGCTAACTTGCAACTGTAACGTTCAGAAAATACTGAAAATTTAGATGCGGGGGCCTGTTTAAATGATTGAGAAAATACGAAAGACGTACGATGCTTTGCCGATTAAAAATGAAAGTATTAAACGATGGAAGGACACTGGTAATAAAGTATTCGGGTACATGTGTAACCACGTGCCTGAAGAGATCCTTTTTGCCGCCGGCATATTTCCGGTAAAGTTTTTAGGGAGTCCCGTCGACATTGTAGAAGCCAACCAGTATCATTCCATTTATATGTGTCATTACGGTCGAAGTATTTTAGAACTGGGCCTGCAAGGGGAATACGCCAACCTGGATGGAGTGGTGGGAGCGTATTCCTGCGAGGGAGGATGCAACCTGATCCAGGTTCTCATGGAAACCGTTGAATTTTCTTATACCGAGTTTCTCCATTTTCCCCATAACGCCAAAACTGATCTGGCTTTTCGCTTTTTGCTCAGAGAATTTAGTCGTTTTAAAGAGTCCTTAGAAGAATATATCGGCAGCCAGATAACGGATGATGCGTTGAAAGATGCCATCGCTGTTTATAACGAGAACAGGAAGCTGCTCCGCCGGGTTTACGACCTGAGGGGGCAGGAGAAGATACCGCTCCTGACTGGCGTTGAGGTTGGAGAGATAGCTCGTTGGGTGATGGAGGTTCCAAAATCAGAGGCCAACGCTATTTTGCGGGAGGTAATCAAAGAGGCACAGAGACGAGTAAAGAAAGAATTTTCGGGTCCTAGAATCCATGTTACCGGAACTGTACTGCCGGACTTGGAATTGTTTGAACTCGTGGAGGAATTAGGCGGAATGGTGGTGTCCGACGATTTGTGTACGGGAAGCCGATATTTCTGGGACCAGGTCGCAACCGATTTGCCGCCGCTGGAGGCCCTGGCCAGATATAAATTAGAGCGTATCCCCTGTTCATCCATGTGTTCTGAATTTGTGGCGGAAGACAGAGTCAAACATATCCTGGACCTGGTCGAAAGGTACAGAGTAGACGCAGTTATATTTACTACCCACAAATGGTGTGACTCGCAGCAGATGGACCGGCCGTTCATGATTAAGGAACTGGAAAAGGCCGGGTTGCCGGTACTGTCGGCAGAGATAGAGCGAACAATCGGTGCTGGGCAGCTCAAAACAAGGTTACAAGCATTTTTTGAAATGATAGGGGAGCAGAAAAATGTCAGCTAAATCCATTAAGACCGATAAATCTAAAAAATCGTTGAATACAGCAAAAGAAGTATACCCGTTACTCAAGGCCTATTATCAGGAGGCCAACCGGGTTAAGAAAGACCG is a window from the Calderihabitans maritimus genome containing:
- a CDS encoding ferredoxin oxidoreductase, which produces MLRKPIEGEKKVFMTGNEVVAWAALAAGAEIMYGYPITPQNEIMHYWTRLAPRFGRKFLQTEDELSAGFTTLGGVLSGVKAFTATAGPGNTLMQEPMSMAEMMRIPSVVIIQQRGGPSTATVIYSQQEVTMTCFGGNGEGLRVVYSTASHQELFDYTIKAFNTAWKYRFPTFVLGDGYQAKMREPLEIYDPELRGIQLVDPEPYVVRPGIIGIDREAAHLRNTYNTEEELYEVISGHIRDYEAVAGEIEEYETWAIEDAEIVVVSHGVVSRAARMAVEELRASGIAAGYFRPITLRPFPVKHLREIADRVKELLVVESAYGQLQKLVQIAIYGSNASISGHLKPGVGVTAAEIVAKVTELRHGKDKGGIRK
- a CDS encoding thiamine pyrophosphate-dependent enzyme — encoded protein: MNSLAQMPRCWRLASKPHKFCPGCGHGLALKALGIAIDELNIQNKVVFGCDIGCSLLAWDFFDVDTVQTHHGRTTPVIAGIKRARPEVIGIAYMGDGGGYAIGSQHLVNAASRNEKITVILINNTNYGMTGGQMAPTTLLGQKTETTPYGRTVEEAGFPTQGPEMVKAIAGENAYVARGTVANVRQLKRFFLRALEHQIAGKGFSFIEVLSSCPTNWRTNARDTWKFLEEEMTKYFKVGEIGVTAAEKEVAACPE
- a CDS encoding 2-oxoacid:acceptor oxidoreductase family protein → MSRITKIVIAGEGGQGVQAIAEIIGEAAYEEGKQALYIPNFGVEQRGGVSVAFIQVSRQKIGSPKFDKADVVVALSDRAVRRTRQYVNSATIFVYDSSIQGVEKDLPDNAWEVVKLPALEIAKKKLNPRVFNVIILGTIIKATGVITEAKAKEALEKKLGHRFQQDPQLRVLNHKALEEGIGLVQKCFRGGTSGVGGF
- a CDS encoding 4Fe-4S dicluster domain-containing protein, whose amino-acid sequence is MAFKTRTIELEKARFHIVTGLCKGCGLCIEKCPRQTLGWSEYLGVYGTPTVEPGHGEKECNGCSLCQIVCPDCAILVEKRR
- a CDS encoding 2-hydroxyacyl-CoA dehydratase subunit D — translated: MIEKIRKTYDALPIKNESIKRWKDTGNKVFGYMCNHVPEEILFAAGIFPVKFLGSPVDIVEANQYHSIYMCHYGRSILELGLQGEYANLDGVVGAYSCEGGCNLIQVLMETVEFSYTEFLHFPHNAKTDLAFRFLLREFSRFKESLEEYIGSQITDDALKDAIAVYNENRKLLRRVYDLRGQEKIPLLTGVEVGEIARWVMEVPKSEANAILREVIKEAQRRVKKEFSGPRIHVTGTVLPDLELFELVEELGGMVVSDDLCTGSRYFWDQVATDLPPLEALARYKLERIPCSSMCSEFVAEDRVKHILDLVERYRVDAVIFTTHKWCDSQQMDRPFMIKELEKAGLPVLSAEIERTIGAGQLKTRLQAFFEMIGEQKNVS